Proteins encoded within one genomic window of Carassius carassius chromosome 22, fCarCar2.1, whole genome shotgun sequence:
- the LOC132098823 gene encoding tetraspanin-11-like isoform X1 yields MGSLYKDEQDNWITVCLKYLLFVFNFLFWMGGGVVMGVGIWTLVDKGEYLSLLASSTFAVSAYILILAGGLVMVTGFLGCCAVIHEQRSCLSTYFSCLLLIFLIELVAGVLAYVYYQSLSEELKQHLSKTMTENYAQPGKESITHSVDRLQQDFKCCGSNNSFDWTHSAYIMSLEAEKRLVPDSCCKTITHQCGKRDHPSNIYKVEGGCISKLEQFLADHLLIIGAVGIGVACLQPAVGLPMCPIYFRPLSSCLLYRSLWT; encoded by the exons ATGGGCAGCTTGTATAAGGATGAGCAGGACAACTGGATCACAGTGTGTCTCAAGTACCTCCTCTTCGTTTTTAACTTCCTGTTCTGG ATGGGTGGTGGGGTGGTGATGGGTGTCGGGATCTGGACGCTGGTCGATAAAGGAGAGTACCTGAGCCTGCTGGCCTCCAGTACATTCGCCGTGTCCGCTTACATTCTGATCCTGGCAGGAGGGCTGGTGATGGTCACGGGGTTCCTGGGCTGCTGCGCCGTCATACATGAGCAGAGGAGCTGTCTGTCCACG TACTTCTCCTGTCTGCTTCTGATCTTTCTAATTGAGCTGGTGGCTGGTGTTCTGGCCTACGTTTATTATCAGTCG CTGAGTGAAGAGCTGAAGCAGCACTTGAGCAAGACAATGACAGAGAACTATGCCCAACCTGGAAAAGAGAGCATCACACATTCTGTGGACAGACTACAGCAGGAT TTCAAGTGCTGCGGGAGCAACAACTCATTTGACTGGACACACAGCGCGTACATCATGTCCCTGGAAGCGGAGAAAAGATTGGTCCCAGACAGCTGCTGTAAGACCATCAcccatcagtgtggaaagagagaCCACCCCTCAAACATCTACAAGGTGGAG GGCGGCTGTATCAGTAAACTGGAGCAGTTTCTGGCAGATCACTTGCTCATTATTGGTGCTGTGGGAATAGGTGTGGCCTGTCTACAG CCTGCTGTGGGACTCCCAATGTGTCCGATCTATTTCAGGCCTCTCTCTTCCTGCCTATTGTATCGCTCTCTCTGGACCTAG
- the LOC132098823 gene encoding tetraspanin-11-like isoform X2 codes for MGSLYKDEQDNWITVCLKYLLFVFNFLFWMGGGVVMGVGIWTLVDKGEYLSLLASSTFAVSAYILILAGGLVMVTGFLGCCAVIHEQRSCLSTYFSCLLLIFLIELVAGVLAYVYYQSLSEELKQHLSKTMTENYAQPGKESITHSVDRLQQDFKCCGSNNSFDWTHSAYIMSLEAEKRLVPDSCCKTITHQCGKRDHPSNIYKVEGGCISKLEQFLADHLLIIGAVGIGVACLQICGMVFTCCLHRRIKLDPY; via the exons ATGGGCAGCTTGTATAAGGATGAGCAGGACAACTGGATCACAGTGTGTCTCAAGTACCTCCTCTTCGTTTTTAACTTCCTGTTCTGG ATGGGTGGTGGGGTGGTGATGGGTGTCGGGATCTGGACGCTGGTCGATAAAGGAGAGTACCTGAGCCTGCTGGCCTCCAGTACATTCGCCGTGTCCGCTTACATTCTGATCCTGGCAGGAGGGCTGGTGATGGTCACGGGGTTCCTGGGCTGCTGCGCCGTCATACATGAGCAGAGGAGCTGTCTGTCCACG TACTTCTCCTGTCTGCTTCTGATCTTTCTAATTGAGCTGGTGGCTGGTGTTCTGGCCTACGTTTATTATCAGTCG CTGAGTGAAGAGCTGAAGCAGCACTTGAGCAAGACAATGACAGAGAACTATGCCCAACCTGGAAAAGAGAGCATCACACATTCTGTGGACAGACTACAGCAGGAT TTCAAGTGCTGCGGGAGCAACAACTCATTTGACTGGACACACAGCGCGTACATCATGTCCCTGGAAGCGGAGAAAAGATTGGTCCCAGACAGCTGCTGTAAGACCATCAcccatcagtgtggaaagagagaCCACCCCTCAAACATCTACAAGGTGGAG GGCGGCTGTATCAGTAAACTGGAGCAGTTTCTGGCAGATCACTTGCTCATTATTGGTGCTGTGGGAATAGGTGTGGCCTGTCTACAG atttGTGGAATGGTGTTCACCTGTTGCCTGCACAGGCGAATTAAACTGGACCCTTACTGA
- the LOC132098823 gene encoding tetraspanin-11-like isoform X3: MGGGVVMGVGIWTLVDKGEYLSLLASSTFAVSAYILILAGGLVMVTGFLGCCAVIHEQRSCLSTYFSCLLLIFLIELVAGVLAYVYYQSLSEELKQHLSKTMTENYAQPGKESITHSVDRLQQDFKCCGSNNSFDWTHSAYIMSLEAEKRLVPDSCCKTITHQCGKRDHPSNIYKVEGGCISKLEQFLADHLLIIGAVGIGVACLQPAVGLPMCPIYFRPLSSCLLYRSLWT; encoded by the exons ATGGGTGGTGGGGTGGTGATGGGTGTCGGGATCTGGACGCTGGTCGATAAAGGAGAGTACCTGAGCCTGCTGGCCTCCAGTACATTCGCCGTGTCCGCTTACATTCTGATCCTGGCAGGAGGGCTGGTGATGGTCACGGGGTTCCTGGGCTGCTGCGCCGTCATACATGAGCAGAGGAGCTGTCTGTCCACG TACTTCTCCTGTCTGCTTCTGATCTTTCTAATTGAGCTGGTGGCTGGTGTTCTGGCCTACGTTTATTATCAGTCG CTGAGTGAAGAGCTGAAGCAGCACTTGAGCAAGACAATGACAGAGAACTATGCCCAACCTGGAAAAGAGAGCATCACACATTCTGTGGACAGACTACAGCAGGAT TTCAAGTGCTGCGGGAGCAACAACTCATTTGACTGGACACACAGCGCGTACATCATGTCCCTGGAAGCGGAGAAAAGATTGGTCCCAGACAGCTGCTGTAAGACCATCAcccatcagtgtggaaagagagaCCACCCCTCAAACATCTACAAGGTGGAG GGCGGCTGTATCAGTAAACTGGAGCAGTTTCTGGCAGATCACTTGCTCATTATTGGTGCTGTGGGAATAGGTGTGGCCTGTCTACAG CCTGCTGTGGGACTCCCAATGTGTCCGATCTATTTCAGGCCTCTCTCTTCCTGCCTATTGTATCGCTCTCTCTGGACCTAG